A single genomic interval of Lathyrus oleraceus cultivar Zhongwan6 chromosome 7, CAAS_Psat_ZW6_1.0, whole genome shotgun sequence harbors:
- the LOC127102563 gene encoding transcription factor bHLH95-like, whose amino-acid sequence MREIQNLQQILENLDKKKQEKLKSMSPFVSESSSVMNSQLNSYESTETIIIDQGSYSYNNQFPISVIETSNTLSLYAPPPKQVAFQTWSSIKFVLNICGGEAQFCICASKKQGVLTKIAFVLQKHMIDVLSINIMCHGNGNAYMILVHLRFKLDLSPLYSLYWI is encoded by the coding sequence ATGAGAGAAATACAAAATTTACAACAGATTCTTGAAAATCTAGATAAGAAGAAGCAAGAAAAGCTTAAATCTATGTCCCCATTTGTGAGTGAGTCTTCATCTGTGATGAACTCACAATTGAATTCATATGAATCAACGGAAACTATCATAATTGATCAGGGATCCTATAGTTATAATAATCAATTTCCTATTAGTGTAATTGAAACTTCAAATACGTTATCGCTATATGCACCTCCACCAAAACAAGTAGCTTTTCAAACTTGGTCTTCTATAAAATTTGTATTGAACATTTGTGGGGGCGAAGCACAATTCTGCATATGTGCAAGTAAGAAGCAGGGGGTCTTGACAAAAATTGCTTTTGTGTTGCAGAAACATATGATTGATGTTCTATCTATCAACATTATGTGCCATGGAAATGGAAATGCGTACATGATTCTAGTTCATTTAAGATTCAAACTCGATTTATCCCCTCTTTATAGTTTATATTGGATATAA